From the Gammaproteobacteria bacterium genome, the window TTACGGCACGGTCACCGCCGTGGACCGGCTGAGCCTCTATGTCCGCCAGGGCGAAGTGCTGGCACTGCTTGGCCCGAATGGCGCGGGCAAAACCACGAGCGTCAACCTGCTTCTGGGTCTCGCCTGGCCCACGACTGGCGCGGTTGAGCTTTTCGGTCAGTCGCCCCGCGAGGTGGCCGCGCGCCGTCGCATCGGCGCCATGCTGCAAGGGGCGCAGTTGGGCAGTCATGCGCGCGTCGGCGAGATAATTGCACTGTATTCCGGTTATTACCTGCAGCCGCTGGCGTTAGCCGAAACGCTGCGCACTGCCGGGCTCGAAGGGTTGGAAAACCGGCCGGTGGTAAAACTCTCTGGCGGACAGAAACAACGGCTCGCGTTCGCGCTCGCCATCTGCGGCAATTCCGAACTGTTGTTTCTGGACGAGCCGACCGTGGGCCTGGACGTGGAAGCGCGCCGCGGTTCCTGGGTATCCATTCGCCGCCTCAAGGAACAGGGCCGCAGCGTCGTGCTTACTACGCATTACATCGAGGAAGCTGATGCGCTTGCCGATCGCATCGTGGTCATAAACCGCGGTCGGCTGGTCGCCGAGGGTACTCCCGCGGAAATCAAACGTACAGTTGCACAGCGTCACATCCGCTGCATTACCAAACTGAGCATGGCACAGATCCGGATGCTGCCCGGCGTCACAACCGTGTCGCAGGAAAGCGCACGGCTGGACATCGTCGCCGCACATCCCGAGAGCGTATTGTTCGAGATGCTCAAGCTCGATCCGGCACTGCGCGACCTCGAAGTCACCGGTGCCAAACTCGAAGAAGCGTTTTTGGTTCTCACCGACGACCATCGTGAGGAGCAAGCCGCATGAATACCGCAAGCGCCAAAGAAACTTCGGATGCCCTTATTGCATCGTCATTCCCGCAAAAGCGGGAATCCAGTGACTCAAATACCTTGACCCCCGCTTCCGCGGGGGTGACAGATAAATCAAAACGCTGGACTTGGCAGGATACGCTTGGGGTATATCTGCGCGAAGCGGGCTTCGAGTTTGGGGAACTGATGCGCATGCCAGGTTTCGCGCTGCCGACACTGTTATTCCCCACCATGTTCTACGTGTTCTTCGGCCTGATCTTCGGCCGGAGCGGCGATCATCAGGTCGCCACCTACATGCTCGCGACCTACGGCACCTTCGGCATCATGGGGCCGGCGCTCTTCGGCTTCGGCGTGCATGTGGCAATGGAGCGTGAGCGCGGCATTCTGGCACTGAAGCGCGTCGCGCCCATGCCACCCATGGCCTATCTGTTCGCCAAGGCCGCCATGGCCATGCTGTTTGCGCTGGTCATCGTGCTAATGCTATTTTTGCTGGGCGCACTGTTCGGCGGCGTGGCGCTGCCGCGCAGCGAGTGGTGGCTGCTCGCAGTCGCCTTGATCGTTGGGACGTTGCCGTTTTGCGCGGTGGGCCTGGCGATCGGTGTGCGCGTCGGTGGCCAGGCGTCAGTCGCCATCATCAATCTCGTCTATCTGCCGATGTCATTCCTTTCGGGCCTGTGGGTGCCGCTGCAATTCTTTCCGCGCTGGCTGCAAGTCATGGCCAATGTATTCCCGGCCTATCATCTGGGCCAGATCGCACTCGGAATCGTGCACCAGGACGATGGCAGCCGGTTCCTCGCGCATCTGATTTATCTGCTGCTGTTTACCGTGGTATGCCTAGGATTTGCGCAGCGCGGCTGGCGGCGGATTCAGGATCGTTAACCGGAGAACCCCCATGAGCAGCAGGCAGCAAGGCATGATTCGCAGTGGCCTCATCATCTCGCTGTTGATCGCCGCGGCGGTCGTGGTGTTGTTCCTCCTGCCCACGCCGAAACCCGGCTTACCGGCGCACGCGGCGGTTACCGACACCGCCGCCACAACGCCCGCCGACTGCATTAAAACTCCAGCGGGCTTCAGTTCGCCCGCGGTGCTCGCAGCGAGCGCACCGGAAAGTCTGTGGAAAGGATGGACCTACAGCCACGCAATCGTACTCAGCGCCACGCCGGTTGCGGCGCTCATGGACCAGTCGGTCACCATCCGCGTGAGCGGACTCAAACCCGGCGAGCCGGTTACCTTGCGCGCCAGCATGCGGGATTACCTGCATCGCACCTGGAGCGCCGAAGCGATTTTCTTCGCCGATGACCACGGTGTGGTGGACGTGACGCGCGATGCGCCTAAGTACGGCAGTTATTCCGGTATGCACGCCATGGGTCTCGTCTGGTCCATGCTGCCGGAGAACGTGAAGAAGCCGCAGGAGGTCATGTATGACCCTTCGCTGGAGGACGCGAGCTATCCGCTCAGCGTCGAAGCGCTGGCGGGAAACCGGGTGCTCGCGCAAGCCACGCTCACGCGTTATCTGCGCACACCCGGCGTTACCAAGACTCTGGTCACCGCCGACGGTTTGGAGGGTGAGCTGTACACGCCCGTCACATCCGGTCCGCATGCCGCAGTGCTGGTACTGGGCGGATCGGAAGGCGGCTGGCTGTCGTCATCGCCGGAAGCCGCACTGCTCGCCTCGCACGGTTACACCGCACTGGCGCTCGCCTATTTCCAGGGATTCCAGTCTTTCGATCCGCAGCTTGCCAGCCTGCCGAAAATGTTGATGAACATTCCGCTGGAATACTTTGCCAAGGCGGCGGATTTTCTCAAACAACAACCCAACGTGGATCCGAAGCACATCGCCATCATCGGCTGGTCCAAGGGCGCGGAAGCCGCGCTGATCACGGCCGCGACCTTTCCGAAGGAATTTCAGGCGGTGATCGGATTCATGCCGAGTTCGGTGGTGTGGTCCGGTATTGAATACGGCCCCGGCCCCATCAGTTCATCCTGGACGCTACACGGCAAAGCTCTGCCCTGGGTCAACCCAGTGATAAATCCCGCCATGTTCAGCAGCGGCCAACCGCTGGCCTTCGTCGGCGCTTACCAAGCCGGATTGAAAGACGTAGCCGCGGCGGATAAAGCCGTCATTCCGGTGGAAAAAATTGCCGGGCCGGTGCTGTTGATCTCCGCCACCGACGACCAGATCTGGCCGTCGCCGCTCATGGCGCTCCAGATCATGCAGCGACTCGCTGCACACCATCACGCTTGCGACGATGAATCGCTGTGTTATTCCGGCGCTGGTCACGACATTCAGGCAGCCTACCGCCCGACCAATGCCGGCGTCGTAGCCGTACCCGGAGGCAGTTTCGCCTTCGGCGGCAATCCGACCGCCTACGCGTACGCTGATCGCGACGCCTGGAACAAAGTGCTGGCATTCCTGCACAAGTCCCTTCATTGAATCCAGACTCTTTCAACACACACGAGGACAAAGTCATGTCACATTTCCGCAGCAGATTCAAACTCAGCGGCCTGACGGCCGTTGCAGCAATTCTATTTGCCGGTTCGTTGTCGGCTGCGCCCACCGCGCAATTATCCGCACCGGTTGCCAGCGTCGCGCCCGCCGGCACTGTCCTGATCGGTAACTTCGAAGGCAAGACCACAGTGAACAAGCAATACGGCACTCTCGTCATCAATCACAGCCCGGAATTCGGCTGGGGCTGGTCGGTGACTACCGATCAGCGGGCCGGCGGCAATTCGGTAGCCGAGATCGCCTTGATTCATCCCGGTGCTGCCGGTACCAGGGGCGCATTGCAGATAACCGGCGAGATCAAACCGGGCTTTCCCTACGGCCCGTGGGCTGGCGCCATCTGGTTCCCGGGCCACGAACCCATGCAACCCGCTGACCTCTCAGCCAAGACGGAACTGACGTTCTGGGCGCGCGGCAAGGCCGGGAGCTACAACCTCATGCTGATGTCGGGCAGCCCCGGCGACATCCCGTTGTATGCTTCGTTCGTGACCACGCCCAAATGGAAGGAATACCATATTCCCCTGGCGGCCTCCTTCCCCAATGCCGACTGGAAGCAGGTGTATTTCCTCGCTTTCAGCGCCGCCAATCAGGGAAAGTTTCAGTTCGATCTTGATCAAGTGAGTTTGCACTAAGCACATGCATGCACAAGGCGAGAAAATCTGGCAGCCGGTAGTGAGGCCGTTTCTCTGGCTTCACCACCGGCTGCTGCCGGGCAATACGCAATTCGGATGGACGCCCTATCTGTGGCTGCCCTACCTCACTTTTTTCTTTCTCAACTATACAAACAAACCGTTTGGCGCCCTGCGCTGGACTCTATATGCGGTCGCGGGCCTGGTGTTCATCGCGCTGTATTTCCGCGGCTACCATGCCGCCAACCGCCGCGCCACACGCGAACTCGGCTGGATCATCACCGTCATCACCCTGCTCGGCTGCGGCTTCATGTGGCCGAACGCCAACGGTCTGGTGTTTTTCATTTATGCCGCCGCATTATGCGGCAGTCTCGATACCGTCAAGAACGGAGTGTGGGCGCTGCTGCTGATCATCGTCGCGTGTTTCAGCAGCGCGTTATTGGCAAACGTCAATCTCATGGTTTTGAGTTACATTCTGTTTTTCGTAATTGTCCTTGGCCTGGCCAATCTTTATTTCGGCGAGATGGGCCGCAAGAACCGCGCGCTCAAGCTGTCGCAGGACGAGATCCGCAAGCTCGCCGCCAGTGCCGAGCGCGAGCGCATCGCGCGCGACCTGCACGACCTCCTGGGCCACACGCTCACGCTCGTGACCGTCAAGGCAGAACTCGCGGCCAAGCTTGCGGAGCGCGATCTCGCGGGCGCAGCGCGTGAAATCCGCGACGTGGAGCGCATCTCGCGCGAGGCGCTCGCCCAGGTGCGCGAGGCGGTGGGCGGCTATCGCAGCAGCGGTCTGGTCGGCGAACTCGTCAATGCGCGCGTGGCGCTCACCGCCGCCAACGTCAGGCTGGCGGAAAGAGTGGAGCCGCCGAAATTGTCTCCCGCACAGGACTCGGTGCTCGCCATGGTGCTGCGCGAAGCCGTGACCAACGTGATCCGTCATTCCGGCGCGCACCACTGCCGCATTGAACTCGAAAACCGCGACCGGGAACTGTGCCTGCTGATCGAGGACGACGGCCGCGGCGGCACCCTGCACGAGGGCCACGGCCTCAAAGGCATGCGCGAGCGCCTGCAGACGGAGGCTGGCCGGCTGGAAATCGACTCCGGCCATGGCGGCACGCGCCTCACCGTGCTGTTGCCCACGCATCCCTCTGCTCCGGAAAGCGGACCGGTGATGGCCTGAGCATGATCAAGGTGCTCGTCGCCGAAGACCAGGGCATGATCCTGGGCGCACTCGCCGCGATGCTGGACCTCGAAGAGGACATTTCGGTGGTGGCGCGCGCCGCCAACGGCAAGGAGGCACTCAAACTCGCGGCGGAATTCAATCCGGACGTCGCGGTCACCGACATCGAGATGCCGGGCATGACCGGTCTGGAATTCGCCGCGGCGTTGCAGGCACACCAGCATGCCGCCAAAGTCATCATCGTGACCACATTTGCGCGGCCGGGTTATCTGCGCCGCGCGCTCGACGCGGGCGTCAAGGGCTATCTGCTGAAGGACGCACCGGCGGAACAACTGGCGAATGCCATCCGCAAGGTACATGACGGCGGCAAGGTAATCGCGCCGGAACTCGCCACGGAAGCGTGGGAAAGCGCGGATCCGCTCAACGACCGCGAGCGTCAGGTGCTGCGCCTCGCCGGCGAGGGCCTGGCAAGCGCGGACATTGCCAAGCAGTTATTTCTCTCCGAAGGCACGGTGCGCAACTATCTTTCCGAAGCCATCGGCAAACTTGGTGCCGCCAATCGCATCGAAGCCGCGCGCATCGCACGTCAGAAAGGTTGGCTTTAGGCGAAAACACGCCGCCGGCCATCGGCATGCAGGGATTTTCGGCTTAGTGCAGCGGGTGGATCTGCGGAGAACTATCCAGCAGCGGGCGCGCCATGTCCCTGCGCACCGAGATTACGTCCGGAAGTTTCGCAACCTGTGCCGCTTCGGCAGCAGTGAGCTTCACCGTCATGCCGTTCATGGCGTAGAAATACACAAAAGCCGGCGTCACCGTGCACCCCAGCGCAGCGTCCAAGCTGGCCAGGAATTTTTCCTGCTGCGCCTTGAGATAGGCGAGATACGCACGGCTGGCCGGACTGTTCAGATCAAGAGATCGCGCACCCGTAACCGCAGGGTTTGTGGCCGCCAAGCCCGGCAGGTCACCCGCGTAGCTCGCCAGAGGCGCGGCGCTGAGCTGCACGATGTACGGCTGCGCAGCGGTCGCATCCGCCACTCCGGCATTTGAAGCGCGTGCGCTCGCCCCGATCACCGGGGCAATCTTCAGGGTTTTCTGCGGCGTACTGCTGCATGCACCCAGCAGCAAAGCGCACATCAGCATCATTGCCACAATCAGTACACTGATCAAGAAACGCACGCTACGCTCCAAGGCCGCAAGTGGGCCGCGAAACATGTGCACACTTGTCATTCGGGTACGCGCGTAGCGCAATCACGGAAGCGCCGGTTTTCGACCACTCCGCTTGCACGCTTCCTGCGTACATTGCATTACGCGCACTTCCGGCGGCGCAGCACCGTCACACCCAGACCCAGCGCCAGCAATCCCAGCAGACCGAGGCCGCCGCCACCGCCGCTGGAGGGTGACTGCACGCTGAAGCTCACACTGCCGAACGTACCGCCACCGGGCGGGGGTATGGTCACGGACACCGCATAGGTTCCGGCGTTGGCAATCGCCGATGCCGGCACGGTTGCGGTTAATTGCGTGGACGACACAAAGGTCGCGGTAAGCGGCGTGCCGTTGAAATTGACCATGGCTCCGTTCACGAAGTTGGTGCCGTTCACGGTCAATTTGAACGCGCCTCCACCTGCGGTGGCGCTGGTGGGTGAAATGTTCGTGACTGTCGGCTCGGCCGCCACGTTCTCGGTTACCGGCACCACGATGAACGGTGTGTTCGGGTCATTGCCAAGCACGCACAACACGCCGCCGATGCTGCCCGCGGCCAGCGCAGCCGGATTGAACTGCACGGTCACCGTGCCGGTGGAATTCGGCTGGACGGCGCCGCTCGTGGCGCTGAGGCTCAGGCCGGGAATGGCGCTCACCGCGCTGCCCGAGCAGTTGAGCGTACCCATGAGTTCGAACGCCAGCGACATGCTGCCGGTGGCATTCTTGTCCACATTGGTATTCGGACCCAGCAAGGCCCAGTTTGCGATTCCCGGCGATCCCGCCGCCTGCCCAAACAGATTACCCGGGTCAATGAGCGAACCGCTGCCGCCGCCGGGCGCCGATTCGAACCAGTACCAGGCTTCGTTCGTGCAGCCGCTCCCGGACTTGAAGGCGCAGCTGTCATTGAAGGTGGGAACCACCAGCAGCCAGTACTTGCCCGCGGACAGATTGAGGGCCGGCGCCCCGGCTGTGCCGAGATCAAGATCGATGTTGCTGAATTGGGTATCCGTGGTCACACCCGGCGCGGTGGGTGCCGCCGTAAAACTCCACAGATAGTCATTCTTGCCGTCTTCCGGATTGCCCGCCGGCTCGCCGTTGGCGTCGGCATACACATACCAGGAGATTTGCGTGGCATCCGCTGCGGCGCCGGCCGCTGTCGAACTTTGTGCAAAGCCCTCGGCGTTCACACCGGTAATGCTGCCCGCCACCGGCATGCTGAAGGTATCAGCGCTGTAAAGGCCGTGACCGTCACTGGTGAAGTAGGACGAGGGGACGCCATTGTCGCTGCTGTCGGAAGGCCGGTTTACGATGGGCACGGGACTGCTGGCGCGCGGTACGCTGCCAGTGCCGGCATCAGCCATGAGCGGGTTCGCCGCGCTGCCGGCCGGGCTGGCGACGCTGTCGAGTGTCCAATTGAGCACGCCGGGGCCGGTGTTCTGGATGGTCAGCGCCTGAGTCTGGGTGCTGCCGCCGGCGGTCAGCGCCTGCGTGAATGAACCGGGCGACACGCCCATCTTCGGCTGTGGCACGGCATTGAAGACCGCCACCGGGAAATGTTGCGTCGGCGCGGCGCTGCCGTCGGGCTCTGTGCTGCTGGTGGTGAAATCCACGCGCCCGAAGACCCATTGATTGACGGTCAATCCGCCCATCGAAGCCGTGAATGTCAGCACCTCGGTGGCGCCCGGATTCAGGGTGAATGAGGTCGGACTCACGGTCAGCCACGGCACGGTTGACGTCACGGTGTAATTGAGCCCCACCGTTTGCACCGAGGTCAGAGTGCGCGTCCAACTGCAGCTCGCCTGGCAGTTGGCGTTGCCGAGGCTCGGCAGATTGATCCCGGTGGGATCGCCGCCGCTGTCCGGATTCTCGGCGTCGAAATTCGCCTTGGTTACCTCCAGCACGAAGCCGGCACGCGCCGCCACGTTCACCTGAATGCGGCCCGCACCCGCGCTCTGCGGCGTCGGCGGTTCCGGTTCCGTGACCGTGCAGGAGTTGGCCGTCGCGTTGGCGGCATCGCATTGATCGTGCAGGTTTGCATCCGGCACTGCCGTGGTCATGAGCGCCGACTTGATGGCCATGGGATCCCAGCTGGAATGCAATTCCATCAGCAGTGCGCCCGCGCCCGTGCTGTGCGGCGTGGCCATGGACGTGCCATCGAGGAAACCGAAAGTTTCCTGCTGATTGTCCGGACAGGTGGAAGGCGTGACGGTGTAACAGGGATCCGCCAAGGCGCCCAGGATGCTTACACCCGGCGTCACCACGTCCGGCTTGATCAGGCTGTCAAACGCATTCGGCGTTGCGGGATAGGTGCCCACGGGTCCGCGCGAGCTGAAGCCGGCCACGAAGTCCGCGGCCGATGTATTGCCGCTGCTGTAGGTGGCGCCGGAGAGTTGTGCCGTCAATGTCGCGCTACCGCTGCCCGTGATCCAGTTGCGCAGCGTGTTTCCGTCCGTGATATCAATCAGCGTGCCGGGAATATCGTATTGCTCGGCGACCATGAGACTACTGCTGGCGGGGGTGGTGGCAATTACCACAGCGCCCGCGCCGCCCTGCTTGGCGTCGTCCGCCTTGTCCACCAGCGCAATCGCGCCGCGATCGCAGAGCACGATGACCCCAGCGGGCAATGCCGGCGTGGTAAAGGTCTGGCCCGCGGGCACGGCGAAGGGATACAGACACTGCGCGGCATCGGTTTGCGCGTTGCCTGAGGGTTGCACGTAGGCCTGGCCCGACTGCGAATACTTCTGGCTCGCGTAGTTCGCCGTCAACCAGGCGTAATACTGCGTGCTGTACGTATAGGCGCTGTTTCCGGCATACACGATGGGCGCCGGACCAAAACCGCCGGTCGCGCCCTGACCGCTGAGGGTGCCGGTCGGCGTTCCCGTGCCGCCGCTGAAATTCTCCAGATTGTTCGGACCGAACTGCCCGTCATGGGTACCGGCGGCCACGGTCATGACCCAGGGTCCCAGGTGCTGCACCGCATACTGGCTGCCTGGCGTCTGGCTGTTCGGCGGGTTGGCGGGTCCGCCATTGCCGGCGGCGGCGGACACGAAGATGCCCGCCTGCTCGGCCGCTTCAAAAGCCTGCTCCACCGGATCGTTGTAGGGATCGTCGCTGCCGCCGATGGAATAATTGATGACCATGCCCTTGAAGCCGGTGGGATCGGCGGTTTTCAGCGCGCTCAAATCCTGGATCGCCTGATCCACGGCGGCGATACTGGCTGATTCGCTGCACTGATCCTTGGGATCGCAGACGTCGTACGCGATGATATTCGCGTGGGGTGCGACACCCGAGAAATTGAAGCCGATGCCGGCTACCGTAGCGGTGGTGAAATTGCCCGCGGCAATGCTTGCCGTGTGCGAGCCGTGGCCCTCGGAATCTCGCGGCGAGTTTGCGTCGTTGCCCGTGCTCAGGGTGTACGTGTAGGCGCCGATTAATTTGGAATTGCAGGGGAAACTCGCCTGATAGGTATCCGGCTGCCCGGCCGCGGTATTGGCCGGATTGCATACGCCCAGATAGCTGCTGGCGCCCAGCGGATTGGCAATCGTGTAGCCGTCCGCGCCGGCGGCGGCAAACGAGGAATTGGCCGCGTTAATGCCGGTGTCCAGGTCCGCAACCACCACGCCTTCGCCTTCGTTGTCACTGCCGCTGCCGGTGTTGAAAGTGGGCAGGGCCCAGAGCTGCGCCGAACCGATCCAACTGCGGCTCGGAAACGTATCGGTCGCGGTCGCGGGAATCGGCACGCTCACCGGCCGGAAAGACCGGTCGGGCTGAATGGATTTCACGTTGGGGAGACTGCGCAATTGCGCCACTTGCGCGGCGGTCAAGCGCACGGCCATGCCGTTCAGGGCATAGTGATAGTCAAAACGCGGGCGCAGCGGGCGCTGCACAATGCTGGCGGCACGGGTCAGAAACTGCGCGTGCTGCGTGGCCATTGCGCGCACATAGGCCTGGATGGTCGGAGCGCGCACATCCAGGTAACGTTGGCCGCGGCTCTCGGTGCTGTGGGTCTCAACCCCGGCGCCGCGCGCATAGATCGCCGCCGGCAGGACATTGAATTGCACGATGTAACTTTGCATGCCGTCGGCACGGACCGCGGCGGCAACCTTGTCGGCGGCCGGCCTGAATATCTTTTGTGCCACGCCGATGCTGAGCTGCAAACCGCCCGCCGCCACCGCGGCAGCGGCCAGGACCAATACGGCGACCCCCACCAATCCCCGGAAATGTGCGAGATGCAGTTTCATCGGCGTGCCCCTCGAAAGCTGAAACGAACCAAACCACGTGCGGTTAACCGGCAAAGACGCAAGCGCGTTGAAATGATCGGCAGAATCCCCTCAAGTTCCCTTTGAGATGGTTCGTTTCTAGCACAGCGTCCGCGTGCAAGTCAAAATCACGGCGCACGGCCCCGATGGAGAACCGGTCATGCAGATATTCTCCGGCGGCCAGCCGCAGCACGCAGTTACTTGATTCCTGTCGTGCACGGCACACAATGCTCAGGTTGGCGGTGGAGTGCCCGAGGCGCATACTGCGCGTCCATGATCGTTCCACCGTCGAGGTGCGTGATGCTCAAGCTGGCCGTTCCGCTTCTTTCCCTTGCGCTTGTCATCCCCATGACTTCTGTCCTCGGCGAGCCGCCGCAGGCATCCAACAGCATGTACAGCGGCATCGCGATTCCGGCATCGAAAACACCGGTGCATGTCGGCGGCTTCCCGCCACGGGTTGAGCCCGCCGATCTCGTGCTGCGCGGCGGCAGCATTGAAACGCTTGATCCGGTGCAGCCCGAAGTCCAGGCGCTTGCGGTGCATGACGGCAGGATTCTCGCGCTCGGCAGCGATGCCGCGATCGCGCATTACATCGGCAAGCACACCCGGGTGCTCGACCTGCACGGCGCCTTCGTCACGCCCGGCTTCATCGAGGGCCACGGACACCTGCTGCAAACCGGGCGTTCGCTCATGGAGCTGAATGTCGGTCAGGCGCCCGATTGGGACGCCATCGTGGCGATGGTCAAAGCCGCGGTCGCCAAGGCCAGGCCCGGCGAATGGATCGTCGGCTTCGGCTGGCAGCAGACCAAATGGAAAATCGTGCCGCAGCCTAACGTAGACGGCCTGCCGCTGCCGGCCGGACTGGATGCGGTCTCACCGCACAACCCGGTGCTGCTCGAGCACGTCAGTGGCCACGCGGTGTATGCCAACGCCGCGGCGCTGAAGCTCGCCGGCATCACCCGTGACACACCTAACCCGGTGGGTGGAACCATCGTGCGCGACGCAGGCGGAAACGCCATCGGCATGCTGCGCGATACCGCCGACAGTGCGGTGTTCACCGCCTACGCGCGCTACCTCGCCACCCTGCCGCCCGCGGACATCGCCGCGCGCCGCGAACAGGCGCTGCAACTGGCGGTGCACAACGAAATCAGCAAGGGCATCACTACCTTCGTGGACATGGGCGAGGATTTCGCCACCGTGGACTGGATCAAGCAGCAGGCCGCAAAAGGACTGCCGCTGCGGCTGTACGTGAACATCGCGGGCGAGTCCGTGGCCGCGCTCAATGCGCATCTCGCGCAATACCGCAGCGTCGGCTACGCCGACAATCATTTCACGGTGCGCGGCGTGGGCGAAATTCTGTCCGACGGTGCGCTCGGCACGCGCAGCGCCTGGATGCTCGAGCCCTACAGCGACGCGCCGGACATCACCGGCAAGAACGTCACGCCCATGGATGAAATC encodes:
- a CDS encoding protease inhibitor I9 family protein, encoding MRFLISVLIVAMMLMCALLLGACSSTPQKTLKIAPVIGASARASNAGVADATAAQPYIVQLSAAPLASYAGDLPGLAATNPAVTGARSLDLNSPASRAYLAYLKAQQEKFLASLDAALGCTVTPAFVYFYAMNGMTVKLTAAEAAQVAKLPDVISVRRDMARPLLDSSPQIHPLH
- a CDS encoding ABC transporter ATP-binding protein: MYNPSQTHAVIAALRNVTKRYGTVTAVDRLSLYVRQGEVLALLGPNGAGKTTSVNLLLGLAWPTTGAVELFGQSPREVAARRRIGAMLQGAQLGSHARVGEIIALYSGYYLQPLALAETLRTAGLEGLENRPVVKLSGGQKQRLAFALAICGNSELLFLDEPTVGLDVEARRGSWVSIRRLKEQGRSVVLTTHYIEEADALADRIVVINRGRLVAEGTPAEIKRTVAQRHIRCITKLSMAQIRMLPGVTTVSQESARLDIVAAHPESVLFEMLKLDPALRDLEVTGAKLEEAFLVLTDDHREEQAA
- a CDS encoding ABC transporter permease, with product MPGFALPTLLFPTMFYVFFGLIFGRSGDHQVATYMLATYGTFGIMGPALFGFGVHVAMERERGILALKRVAPMPPMAYLFAKAAMAMLFALVIVLMLFLLGALFGGVALPRSEWWLLAVALIVGTLPFCAVGLAIGVRVGGQASVAIINLVYLPMSFLSGLWVPLQFFPRWLQVMANVFPAYHLGQIALGIVHQDDGSRFLAHLIYLLLFTVVCLGFAQRGWRRIQDR
- a CDS encoding acyl-CoA thioesterase/bile acid-CoA:amino acid N-acyltransferase family protein; translation: MSSRQQGMIRSGLIISLLIAAAVVVLFLLPTPKPGLPAHAAVTDTAATTPADCIKTPAGFSSPAVLAASAPESLWKGWTYSHAIVLSATPVAALMDQSVTIRVSGLKPGEPVTLRASMRDYLHRTWSAEAIFFADDHGVVDVTRDAPKYGSYSGMHAMGLVWSMLPENVKKPQEVMYDPSLEDASYPLSVEALAGNRVLAQATLTRYLRTPGVTKTLVTADGLEGELYTPVTSGPHAAVLVLGGSEGGWLSSSPEAALLASHGYTALALAYFQGFQSFDPQLASLPKMLMNIPLEYFAKAADFLKQQPNVDPKHIAIIGWSKGAEAALITAATFPKEFQAVIGFMPSSVVWSGIEYGPGPISSSWTLHGKALPWVNPVINPAMFSSGQPLAFVGAYQAGLKDVAAADKAVIPVEKIAGPVLLISATDDQIWPSPLMALQIMQRLAAHHHACDDESLCYSGAGHDIQAAYRPTNAGVVAVPGGSFAFGGNPTAYAYADRDAWNKVLAFLHKSLH
- a CDS encoding S8 family serine peptidase, whose translation is MKLHLAHFRGLVGVAVLVLAAAAVAAGGLQLSIGVAQKIFRPAADKVAAAVRADGMQSYIVQFNVLPAAIYARGAGVETHSTESRGQRYLDVRAPTIQAYVRAMATQHAQFLTRAASIVQRPLRPRFDYHYALNGMAVRLTAAQVAQLRSLPNVKSIQPDRSFRPVSVPIPATATDTFPSRSWIGSAQLWALPTFNTGSGSDNEGEGVVVADLDTGINAANSSFAAAGADGYTIANPLGASSYLGVCNPANTAAGQPDTYQASFPCNSKLIGAYTYTLSTGNDANSPRDSEGHGSHTASIAAGNFTTATVAGIGFNFSGVAPHANIIAYDVCDPKDQCSESASIAAVDQAIQDLSALKTADPTGFKGMVINYSIGGSDDPYNDPVEQAFEAAEQAGIFVSAAAGNGGPANPPNSQTPGSQYAVQHLGPWVMTVAAGTHDGQFGPNNLENFSGGTGTPTGTLSGQGATGGFGPAPIVYAGNSAYTYSTQYYAWLTANYASQKYSQSGQAYVQPSGNAQTDAAQCLYPFAVPAGQTFTTPALPAGVIVLCDRGAIALVDKADDAKQGGAGAVVIATTPASSSLMVAEQYDIPGTLIDITDGNTLRNWITGSGSATLTAQLSGATYSSGNTSAADFVAGFSSRGPVGTYPATPNAFDSLIKPDVVTPGVSILGALADPCYTVTPSTCPDNQQETFGFLDGTSMATPHSTGAGALLMELHSSWDPMAIKSALMTTAVPDANLHDQCDAANATANSCTVTEPEPPTPQSAGAGRIQVNVAARAGFVLEVTKANFDAENPDSGGDPTGINLPSLGNANCQASCSWTRTLTSVQTVGLNYTVTSTVPWLTVSPTSFTLNPGATEVLTFTASMGGLTVNQWVFGRVDFTTSSTEPDGSAAPTQHFPVAVFNAVPQPKMGVSPGSFTQALTAGGSTQTQALTIQNTGPGVLNWTLDSVASPAGSAANPLMADAGTGSVPRASSPVPIVNRPSDSSDNGVPSSYFTSDGHGLYSADTFSMPVAGSITGVNAEGFAQSSTAAGAAADATQISWYVYADANGEPAGNPEDGKNDYLWSFTAAPTAPGVTTDTQFSNIDLDLGTAGAPALNLSAGKYWLLVVPTFNDSCAFKSGSGCTNEAWYWFESAPGGGSGSLIDPGNLFGQAAGSPGIANWALLGPNTNVDKNATGSMSLAFELMGTLNCSGSAVSAIPGLSLSATSGAVQPNSTGTVTVQFNPAALAAGSIGGVLCVLGNDPNTPFIVVPVTENVAAEPTVTNISPTSATAGGGAFKLTVNGTNFVNGAMVNFNGTPLTATFVSSTQLTATVPASAIANAGTYAVSVTIPPPGGGTFGSVSFSVQSPSSGGGGGLGLLGLLALGLGVTVLRRRKCA
- a CDS encoding sensor histidine kinase, translated to MHAQGEKIWQPVVRPFLWLHHRLLPGNTQFGWTPYLWLPYLTFFFLNYTNKPFGALRWTLYAVAGLVFIALYFRGYHAANRRATRELGWIITVITLLGCGFMWPNANGLVFFIYAAALCGSLDTVKNGVWALLLIIVACFSSALLANVNLMVLSYILFFVIVLGLANLYFGEMGRKNRALKLSQDEIRKLAASAERERIARDLHDLLGHTLTLVTVKAELAAKLAERDLAGAAREIRDVERISREALAQVREAVGGYRSSGLVGELVNARVALTAANVRLAERVEPPKLSPAQDSVLAMVLREAVTNVIRHSGAHHCRIELENRDRELCLLIEDDGRGGTLHEGHGLKGMRERLQTEAGRLEIDSGHGGTRLTVLLPTHPSAPESGPVMA
- a CDS encoding response regulator transcription factor; protein product: MIKVLVAEDQGMILGALAAMLDLEEDISVVARAANGKEALKLAAEFNPDVAVTDIEMPGMTGLEFAAALQAHQHAAKVIIVTTFARPGYLRRALDAGVKGYLLKDAPAEQLANAIRKVHDGGKVIAPELATEAWESADPLNDRERQVLRLAGEGLASADIAKQLFLSEGTVRNYLSEAIGKLGAANRIEAARIARQKGWL